AAGGCCAGGTCGGAGAGCTTTCACAGCAGCTTTTTGATGAGATTACCGGTATTCAGTATGGCGGCAAAGCCGATATCAATGGCTGGATCGATATCGTCAGAATTTCTTAACGTTATTGCGCTCAGCTGGCTTATAAATAAGGTTCGGCCACGAAGTGACAGCTTTCGTGGCCGAAAAATTTTATGATGCAAAAAGTCGCCATTATCAATCTGGGATGCCCCAAGAATGAGGTCGATGCCGAAAAAATGGCCTACCTCCTGAATAAAAATGATTTTACGCTCCTTGATAATCCGGCTGAAGCTGAAATTATAATTGTCAATACCTGCGCTTTTATTCAACCCGCCATTGAAGAAGCAATTGAAACCATCCTTGATCTCGCTTACTTCAAAAAAAAGGGTTGCTGCCGGTTGCTGGTGGTCTGCGGTTGTTTGCCTCAACGTTACGGTATGGAATTGGCCGATGAAATCCCTGAAATAGACCTGCTTTTGGGCACGGATGGTTTTGCCGAGATAGTTTCAGCTATCAGAAGTTATCCTGATAAGCCCAATCAGTTTGGTTGCCATGGCCGTATCGGCGTTCCGGATTACCGCTCTCTCCACGAAATTCCGCAACTGACAACCCATGCCGGTTTCAGTTATCTGAAAATTGCAGAAGGTTGTGACAATCGTTGCTCGTATTGCATGATTCCGGCAATCAAGGGGCACCAGCAGAGCGCCCCTCTGCAAACCCTTCTCAAGCAGGCCGGACAAATGATTGCAAACGGCATTCGGGAAATCAATTTAGTGGCTCAGGATATTACGGCTTACGGCCTTGATTTTTCCTGCACGCCCCAGCTGACTGTTCTTTTGCGGAAACTCAGCTCTTTGCCAGGACTAGAGCGCATCCGTCTGCTTTACGCCTACCCCCACCGGATCAGTTCTGAATTGATCAACCTTATTGCCGAGGAAAATAAGATCTGCAAATATCTTGACCTGCCAGTTCAGCATATCAGTGACTCGATCTTGAAAGCAATGGGACGCCAGGATTGTGCGGCAGACATTCTCCGCACAGTTACAAGTCTGAAATCTGAAATTCTAGGCTTGTACCTGCGCAGTACCGTCATCGTTGGTTTCCCCGGGGAAACCAACGATGACTTTCGGCAATTAGTTGATTTTGTCAAGCAGGGTTTTTTCGATTACCTTGGAGCTTTCACTTACTGGGCGGAGGAAGGTAGCCGGGCTGCAAACTTTCCCGGTCAGATAGCAGATCCTTTAAAAGAAGAGCGACTGCAGCTGCTGATGGAGGAACAACGCAAAATCACCGAACAACGCCTCCGGAACGAAGTCGGTTCTATCAAGAAGGTTCTGATAGAAGGGCTCAGCCGGGAAAGCGACCTTCTTCTTCAGGGCAGAACCTCTTTTCAGGCCCCGGAAATTGATGGAATAACCTATATTACTGAGGGAGAGGCTGAGCCTGGAAACTTGGTTGACGTTGAGATTTACGATAGTTTTGACTTCGATCTTTTTGCCCGGATCAGAGATTAAGGAACTTTTTTAAATAGCGGCTAACAATTTGCGTGCGCAAAAAAAAATCGGCTGAGTTGCCCCCTCTTTCCTATAGAAAATTTCTATCAACAACACAAGTAACTATTCAGCGCAGTTGATTTAACCTTGCATTGAGACGTAAAAGAGAAATCGTGGAGATGACCGATTTTCAAGAAAATCGGGATCGTGTCCCTAGATTTTCCGGGCTGGCTGAATAGTTACTAAAATAAAAACAAAACGAAAATTTATCAACTTGCAAAAAAAGTTACAATTTTCAAGAATAAGGCAACATGTCAAAATTTGCTTATACTGAAACCATCAAAGAAGCAAAAATCTTTCTGCAAGGTGACGAATTCCACCATCAGGTCAAAGTTTTGAGAAGAAA
This region of Pseudomonadota bacterium genomic DNA includes:
- the rimO gene encoding 30S ribosomal protein S12 methylthiotransferase RimO produces the protein MMQKVAIINLGCPKNEVDAEKMAYLLNKNDFTLLDNPAEAEIIIVNTCAFIQPAIEEAIETILDLAYFKKKGCCRLLVVCGCLPQRYGMELADEIPEIDLLLGTDGFAEIVSAIRSYPDKPNQFGCHGRIGVPDYRSLHEIPQLTTHAGFSYLKIAEGCDNRCSYCMIPAIKGHQQSAPLQTLLKQAGQMIANGIREINLVAQDITAYGLDFSCTPQLTVLLRKLSSLPGLERIRLLYAYPHRISSELINLIAEENKICKYLDLPVQHISDSILKAMGRQDCAADILRTVTSLKSEILGLYLRSTVIVGFPGETNDDFRQLVDFVKQGFFDYLGAFTYWAEEGSRAANFPGQIADPLKEERLQLLMEEQRKITEQRLRNEVGSIKKVLIEGLSRESDLLLQGRTSFQAPEIDGITYITEGEAEPGNLVDVEIYDSFDFDLFARIRD